One region of Natronorubrum aibiense genomic DNA includes:
- a CDS encoding glycosyltransferase: protein MANILIISPGHAPDRISRQPWAYLQGLADQLSERDHNVSVIGDGPQSAESSKTISTKFQFVESVRDPAAIAEAARAFDPDVCLWSLAPIASLYLTQRVPKIADTMVAVVPGPLYSPRDIASQLSRQDFSKLPSYASLVASSCVPQAWFSYFLRSNFDFTVAPTTTIVDKVSLWGYPREKALHVPHGLDSGILTKLSDEEFRDEIPSPPDGDYVVNFGPPRPIRGAQDFVEAVLMLREAGHDVTGVMLARIDDDDDRDLLEEIKGDLVRRGHQGAILITDAYLTPHELKTYICGATAAVLPYRIVQSTVPVSIIEGLGLGCPVITTDIAGARELAPSATLTVSSGSVEELVAAIGRHLSGGHTTTEDQLTAHLPTWDAAVGQLEEEISKQ, encoded by the coding sequence ATGGCTAATATACTCATCATTTCACCAGGACATGCCCCGGATCGCATCAGCCGACAACCGTGGGCGTATCTCCAAGGTCTCGCCGATCAACTCAGCGAGCGCGATCACAACGTGTCCGTCATCGGTGATGGACCACAATCGGCGGAGAGTTCCAAGACGATATCTACGAAGTTTCAATTCGTCGAATCAGTCCGTGATCCAGCCGCTATTGCTGAGGCTGCGAGAGCTTTCGATCCCGACGTCTGCTTGTGGTCACTCGCACCGATTGCATCCCTCTATCTGACCCAGCGTGTACCGAAGATTGCAGACACGATGGTTGCAGTTGTGCCAGGACCACTCTATTCGCCACGGGACATTGCTTCGCAGCTTTCCCGTCAAGACTTCTCGAAACTCCCATCATATGCATCACTCGTTGCGAGTTCTTGTGTGCCGCAAGCATGGTTCTCGTACTTTTTGCGGTCGAATTTCGATTTCACCGTCGCACCGACAACAACGATCGTCGACAAGGTATCTTTGTGGGGATACCCTCGAGAGAAGGCATTGCACGTCCCTCACGGACTTGATAGTGGTATTCTTACGAAATTATCTGACGAGGAGTTTCGCGACGAGATTCCGTCACCGCCGGACGGAGACTACGTCGTGAATTTCGGGCCGCCAAGGCCGATTCGCGGCGCCCAGGATTTCGTCGAGGCTGTGTTGATGCTGCGGGAGGCCGGCCACGACGTGACCGGCGTCATGCTCGCGCGTATCGATGACGACGACGATCGCGACCTCCTCGAGGAGATCAAGGGGGATCTTGTACGACGCGGCCACCAGGGGGCAATCCTTATCACAGACGCATATCTGACACCACATGAGCTGAAAACGTACATCTGCGGTGCGACGGCAGCCGTGCTTCCGTACCGCATAGTGCAGTCGACGGTTCCGGTTTCGATCATCGAAGGACTCGGGCTTGGCTGTCCAGTTATCACAACCGATATCGCCGGCGCTCGTGAGCTCGCTCCGTCGGCTACTCTAACTGTAAGTTCGGGCAGCGTTGAAGAGCTTGTTGCAGCAATCGGACGTCATCTAAGCGGCGGCCATACCACTACTGAGGATCAGTTAACTGCTCATCTTCCGACCTGGGATGCCGCAGTAGGCCAGTTGGAGGAGGAAATATCGAAACAATGA
- a CDS encoding DUF354 domain-containing protein, with protein sequence MSDVLFTIQHPADVHLFRNAIQQLSEQHEVHVFVREKDVNIELLNRYDIKHEVLTTSTPGIVGTVKTQLIYEYKLFRRAMEIQPDVMCADGGIAISHISSVLDSTSLVFTDTEHVVDSALDRRHLIYNFADEVYTPDCYWLDLGANHFQYSGYHELAYLHPDRFEPDPSIRQQFEIDDDDVSIALLRLVSWEAFHDRGNSGLSEIGTVIDYLEDSGMEVFISSEGEIPGQYAHLEVDLPVDEIHHLMSEADLFVGESSTMASECAMLGTPAVFISSLQLGYLEELEHEYDLVVNLTPNEEQYLLNEVETILEKDDQYWETQRQRLLEDKIDTSNYIVERISRHLSTDHSTKTDSISAASKNSSGRQENNIE encoded by the coding sequence ATGAGTGACGTATTATTCACGATTCAACATCCAGCGGACGTTCATCTCTTCCGAAATGCAATCCAGCAGCTATCGGAGCAACACGAGGTGCACGTATTTGTCCGAGAAAAAGACGTCAATATTGAACTGCTGAATCGATATGACATCAAGCACGAAGTTCTCACCACCAGCACGCCGGGAATCGTAGGTACGGTCAAGACGCAGTTGATCTATGAGTACAAGCTCTTTCGCCGGGCGATGGAGATTCAACCCGATGTAATGTGTGCTGACGGCGGGATTGCAATCAGCCATATCTCATCCGTCTTGGACTCCACGAGTCTCGTGTTTACCGACACGGAACACGTGGTTGATAGCGCTCTCGATCGACGACACCTCATCTACAACTTCGCAGATGAAGTCTACACGCCGGACTGTTACTGGCTTGATCTCGGAGCGAATCACTTCCAATACTCGGGCTATCATGAATTAGCATATCTGCATCCAGATCGATTCGAACCAGATCCGTCGATTCGACAACAGTTCGAGATCGACGACGACGACGTGTCGATCGCTCTGTTGCGACTCGTTTCGTGGGAAGCATTTCACGACCGAGGTAATAGCGGTCTCTCCGAGATTGGGACGGTGATCGACTATCTCGAGGATAGCGGAATGGAGGTCTTCATCTCATCTGAAGGTGAGATCCCCGGCCAGTACGCACACCTCGAAGTTGATCTACCGGTCGATGAGATCCACCATCTCATGTCCGAAGCGGATCTCTTCGTCGGAGAAAGTTCGACAATGGCCTCCGAATGCGCTATGTTAGGAACGCCAGCAGTCTTCATCTCGTCCCTTCAGTTGGGATACCTTGAGGAACTCGAGCACGAATATGATCTTGTCGTCAATCTCACCCCGAACGAAGAACAGTATCTCCTCAATGAGGTAGAAACGATTCTGGAAAAAGACGACCAATACTGGGAAACGCAGCGACAGCGACTTCTAGAAGATAAGATCGATACATCAAATTACATCGTGGAACGCATATCTCGGCATCTCAGCACCGATCATTCGACAAAGACGGACAGCATCTCGGCAGCATCGAAGAACTCTAGCGGACGCCAAGAGAATAACATAGAATGA
- a CDS encoding glycosyltransferase, which produces MTNRIQQSIDDRDSMKDKNVLVIAHRYSHFTKEQVDELAERVNEIHVYVRYNRLTDLNKIIETETLKQYGTHDKVVDSTPENVTVHTTPLTYLPIDTWYRYLGKHHYAAVRRQVAKNPVDFDLVHSHFAWTAGYAGAKLGEEYDIPSVLTIHEDVDRLNEELAWDNSDLEWTLRNSDAIIRVNERDCERLSSFNDTVYSIPNGYDRDRFPLLEAEEARGELDLPHNASIIFSLGTLIPRKRPKALIRAVSQLETDNDLICAIAGRGEQREEVEQLAQEVGEDVDIRILGYISDEELAAWMNACDIFALASSSEGNPTVMFEALGCGKPYVGTNVGGVDEIITSDEYGLHCPPNSEEALIDILQTGLQTDWDRDAILEYSEQFTWEQISDRVFQVYKSLWDQSTEPTLVPQ; this is translated from the coding sequence ATGACCAACAGAATTCAACAGTCGATCGACGATCGCGACAGCATGAAAGACAAAAACGTACTGGTGATCGCTCACCGGTACAGCCACTTTACGAAAGAACAGGTCGACGAATTGGCCGAGCGGGTGAACGAAATACACGTTTATGTACGCTACAATCGGCTCACTGATCTGAACAAGATCATCGAGACGGAGACACTGAAACAGTATGGAACGCACGATAAGGTTGTGGATTCCACGCCCGAGAACGTCACTGTTCATACGACTCCCTTAACCTACCTTCCGATCGACACCTGGTATCGGTATCTCGGGAAACATCACTACGCCGCCGTTCGACGGCAGGTCGCGAAGAATCCGGTTGATTTCGATCTCGTTCACTCTCATTTCGCCTGGACTGCTGGGTACGCAGGGGCCAAACTGGGTGAGGAATACGACATCCCCAGCGTTCTAACGATCCACGAAGACGTTGATCGGCTCAACGAAGAACTTGCCTGGGACAACAGCGACCTAGAGTGGACGCTTCGAAACTCCGATGCAATCATTCGCGTGAACGAACGAGACTGTGAACGGCTGTCTTCGTTTAACGATACCGTCTACTCGATCCCGAACGGGTACGATCGCGATCGATTCCCATTGCTTGAGGCGGAAGAAGCGAGGGGCGAGCTTGATCTGCCGCACAATGCGTCGATCATCTTCTCGCTGGGAACTCTCATTCCTCGTAAGCGACCGAAGGCGTTGATCAGAGCTGTCTCCCAACTCGAGACAGACAATGACCTCATCTGTGCGATTGCAGGGCGAGGTGAACAACGCGAAGAAGTCGAGCAGTTAGCCCAGGAGGTGGGCGAGGATGTGGATATCCGAATTCTCGGCTACATCTCTGATGAAGAGTTAGCTGCCTGGATGAACGCATGTGATATCTTCGCTCTCGCAAGTTCGTCAGAGGGCAATCCGACGGTCATGTTTGAAGCGTTAGGATGTGGGAAGCCGTACGTCGGCACGAACGTCGGCGGCGTTGATGAAATTATCACGTCCGACGAGTATGGACTACACTGTCCACCGAATTCAGAAGAGGCCCTGATCGATATCCTACAAACTGGTCTTCAGACCGACTGGGACCGCGACGCAATCCTAGAGTACTCGGAGCAGTTCACTTGGGAACAAATCTCTGATCGGGTATTCCAAGTGTACAAATCCCTCTGGGATCAATCAACAGAACCCACCCTTGTTCCACAATAA
- a CDS encoding glycosyltransferase family 4 protein, whose translation MGHDVTVLTTDNGDRSLPRTEHRDGYTLVRHKEVARLIDNSIFPGVIKSLYERANDFDIIHAHSHLYFSTNLSALISKITDSNLVITNHGFYSQTASTSIQKVYNRTIGKATLNSADRIFCYTPRAKNILREHNIGSPIEIISNGINCEIFAPENEEDETQQILFVGRLKNGKRPDALIRGFGKLVDEYPNYQLKIVGDGPMLPDLKTLCNEKNIQEMVTFTGELSYDEMPDVYRQSDLLVLPTKTEAAIPRVVMEAWACKTPAIMPNIQEIDAEIFKKGGILCDGTPSGIYDSVRQLIEDDQLRSTLGNTGREVVQEKYSWAETVEKTTETYYEVVNE comes from the coding sequence ATGGGGCATGACGTGACTGTCTTGACAACCGACAACGGTGATCGGTCTTTGCCCCGAACCGAGCACCGAGATGGATATACACTCGTCCGTCATAAGGAGGTCGCACGACTGATTGACAACTCAATTTTCCCCGGAGTTATTAAATCACTCTATGAAAGAGCGAATGATTTTGATATAATCCATGCTCATTCACACCTCTATTTCTCTACAAATCTATCAGCCTTGATATCGAAGATCACCGATTCCAATTTGGTGATCACGAATCATGGATTCTACTCTCAAACGGCTTCGACAAGCATTCAAAAAGTGTACAATAGGACTATTGGAAAAGCGACACTCAATTCAGCGGATCGAATCTTCTGTTACACACCACGTGCGAAGAACATTCTTCGAGAACATAACATTGGATCGCCTATCGAGATTATCAGTAATGGAATCAACTGTGAGATCTTCGCCCCGGAGAACGAGGAGGATGAGACCCAGCAGATACTCTTCGTAGGTAGACTGAAAAATGGAAAAAGGCCGGACGCCCTTATTCGTGGATTTGGAAAACTTGTCGATGAATATCCAAACTACCAACTAAAAATCGTTGGGGATGGACCGATGCTCCCAGACTTAAAAACACTATGTAATGAGAAGAACATCCAAGAGATGGTCACGTTCACGGGTGAGCTCTCGTACGACGAAATGCCAGACGTCTATAGACAAAGCGATCTGTTAGTCTTACCAACAAAAACGGAGGCTGCAATCCCGCGCGTAGTGATGGAAGCGTGGGCATGTAAAACCCCTGCTATTATGCCGAATATTCAGGAGATTGACGCAGAGATATTTAAAAAAGGAGGTATACTCTGTGATGGCACCCCGAGTGGTATCTACGACTCTGTTCGTCAACTGATCGAAGACGATCAGTTACGCTCTACGCTGGGTAACACGGGCCGGGAGGTCGTCCAAGAGAAGTACTCGTGGGCGGAAACTGTCGAAAAAACGACTGAGACATATTACGAGGTCGTCAATGAGTGA
- a CDS encoding nucleotide sugar dehydrogenase translates to MSKHVYTDPKGKVEAATVCIVGLGYVGLPLAYELDDEGHQVWGYDVDQNKVDVLEAGTDPTGDVGNEQIAACEIDFTTDSSAIEQAEYVIVAVPTPVDDLEKPDLGLVESAGRTIGEHLEEDTTVVLESTVYPGATREVFVPALEETSGLDAGEDFGVGYSPERMVPGDDEHGLRNVVKIVSGLTDETLEEVAALYESIVDAGVHRAPTMETAEAAKCVENTQRDLNIALVNELAVACDHLGLDTESVLEAAGTKWNFHDYRPGLVGGHCIPVDPFYLIYETEQQGFSPELIQKAREVNEYVPTHVADMTIKALNESEKVLGNSRVLVLGLTYKPDVDDIRTSAIDGVIDTLHEFDIDVVGFDPHADDELMRDEFGIEVQEELDVEGFDGLIIGTPHSQFHGLNFGDLTYDMRSNPVMVDVDGTFEKEALENEFTYKKL, encoded by the coding sequence ATGAGCAAGCACGTCTATACTGACCCGAAAGGGAAGGTCGAAGCGGCCACGGTCTGCATTGTCGGACTTGGCTACGTCGGCCTTCCACTCGCGTACGAACTCGACGACGAAGGCCATCAGGTATGGGGTTACGACGTCGATCAAAACAAAGTCGACGTCCTCGAAGCCGGCACAGACCCAACTGGTGACGTCGGCAATGAACAAATCGCAGCCTGTGAAATCGACTTCACAACGGATTCGAGTGCTATCGAACAGGCCGAATATGTGATCGTGGCAGTTCCAACGCCCGTCGATGATCTCGAGAAACCCGACCTCGGCCTCGTCGAGAGTGCTGGGCGGACGATCGGTGAGCACCTTGAGGAGGATACGACTGTTGTCCTCGAGTCGACGGTCTACCCGGGTGCGACCCGGGAAGTGTTCGTTCCTGCACTCGAGGAAACGTCCGGATTAGACGCCGGTGAGGACTTCGGCGTCGGCTACTCTCCCGAGCGAATGGTGCCAGGCGACGATGAACATGGCCTCCGGAACGTCGTCAAGATTGTCAGTGGGCTTACTGATGAAACGCTCGAGGAAGTCGCTGCGTTGTACGAGAGCATCGTTGACGCGGGGGTGCATCGAGCACCAACGATGGAGACCGCAGAGGCCGCAAAATGTGTCGAGAACACGCAGCGAGACCTGAATATTGCGCTGGTCAATGAGCTCGCTGTCGCCTGCGACCACCTGGGTCTGGATACGGAGTCGGTTCTCGAGGCTGCCGGGACAAAGTGGAACTTCCACGACTACCGCCCCGGACTCGTCGGAGGGCACTGTATTCCTGTGGACCCGTTCTATCTGATCTACGAGACCGAACAGCAGGGCTTTTCGCCGGAACTGATCCAGAAAGCTCGCGAGGTCAACGAGTACGTTCCGACCCACGTTGCCGATATGACGATCAAGGCGCTCAACGAGAGCGAGAAGGTGCTCGGAAACAGTCGCGTGCTCGTGCTTGGGTTGACGTACAAGCCTGATGTCGACGACATCCGAACCTCCGCGATCGACGGCGTGATCGACACGCTGCACGAGTTCGATATCGATGTCGTTGGGTTCGACCCCCATGCCGATGATGAACTCATGCGAGACGAGTTTGGGATTGAGGTTCAGGAGGAACTCGACGTCGAAGGGTTCGACGGACTCATCATCGGGACCCCACACAGCCAGTTCCACGGACTCAATTTTGGTGATCTGACGTACGATATGCGGTCCAACCCAGTCATGGTTGACGTCGATGGAACGTTTGAAAAGGAAGCGCTCGAGAATGAATTTACGTACAAGAAACTGTAA
- a CDS encoding glycosyltransferase family 2 protein — MYREHSVGVVIPAYNEKGFVGDVIREMPDYVDRMYLIDDCSTDDTWDEIHEAAREDADGLELEYTGGLDDSGEKREAEIVADGGQTMLERRAIVEDSIGRVVPIQHRENLGAGGAIKTGYLAALKDKVDIVPTVDGDGQMDLSQLPRLMDPIVEDEADYAKGNRLLYKEFRSNMPPFRFFGNSILTFLTKIASGYWKTMDPQNGYTAISHYALANVGIENMYEYYGYCNDLLVKLNAKGMRVADVAMPAVYGDEESSIDYTTYIRKVSGMLLRNFFWRLKVKYLVLDFHPLALFYLFGAATTGLGIAGSLWSLYAKFALGDPLFIRASASLLLFSVGSMFVMFAMLFDMQANESREVQVRE, encoded by the coding sequence ATGTATCGGGAACATAGCGTTGGTGTCGTCATTCCAGCATACAACGAAAAAGGGTTCGTCGGTGACGTGATCCGGGAGATGCCCGACTACGTTGACCGGATGTACCTCATCGATGACTGCTCTACTGACGATACGTGGGATGAGATCCATGAAGCTGCTCGAGAGGATGCTGATGGGTTGGAACTCGAGTACACAGGCGGACTCGACGACAGTGGTGAAAAACGAGAAGCAGAGATCGTCGCAGACGGTGGACAAACGATGCTCGAGCGGCGAGCCATCGTTGAGGACTCGATCGGGCGTGTGGTTCCGATCCAGCACCGCGAGAACCTTGGTGCCGGTGGTGCGATTAAGACAGGCTATTTGGCCGCACTCAAGGACAAAGTCGATATTGTCCCGACCGTCGACGGCGACGGTCAAATGGATTTGTCTCAGCTGCCGAGGCTGATGGATCCGATTGTCGAAGACGAGGCCGATTACGCGAAAGGAAACCGATTGCTGTATAAGGAGTTCCGGTCGAATATGCCGCCGTTCCGTTTCTTCGGAAACTCGATCCTCACCTTCCTGACGAAGATCGCGTCGGGGTATTGGAAAACGATGGATCCCCAGAATGGGTATACGGCAATCTCTCACTATGCGCTGGCGAACGTGGGTATTGAAAATATGTACGAGTACTATGGCTACTGCAACGATCTCTTGGTGAAACTGAACGCCAAGGGGATGCGCGTGGCCGACGTCGCGATGCCGGCCGTTTACGGCGACGAGGAGTCGTCAATCGACTACACGACGTATATCCGGAAGGTGTCTGGGATGTTGTTGCGGAATTTCTTCTGGCGGCTGAAGGTGAAGTACCTCGTGCTCGACTTCCATCCACTGGCGTTGTTCTACCTGTTCGGTGCTGCGACGACTGGACTGGGGATTGCCGGTAGCTTGTGGTCGCTGTACGCGAAGTTTGCGTTAGGTGACCCGCTGTTCATACGGGCGTCTGCGAGCCTGCTCCTGTTCTCAGTTGGGAGCATGTTCGTGATGTTCGCGATGCTGTTCGATATGCAGGCGAACGAGAGCCGGGAGGTGCAGGTCCGTGAATAA
- a CDS encoding flippase, translated as MGLASQLGDRFKTAFLSEIVGLVAGTILTVLLARVLDPDSYGLLFLAISIFTVAKLFSSFGIPKSASRYLSEYKEKDPSQIPHILRESLLMNLLVITVVVLILMSFNSRIAGIIGNNDLSEFLFFGSGFILFATLFTYVRLSLQGLEHIQTASFLDAMNKSGRALFAIGLAVLGYGALGALIGYIISYTIVSFIGILYLYFHFYSGISSSNIEDGLRHKIAKYSLPLAITQSAHSLDHQVDRILIGIFVGPAGVAFYTLGKQIVQFIETPMAALGFTLSPAYSSQRAKGNTETAARIYETAISQGLLLYIPAATGVILLAEPGITVLFGDEYQGAAPVIQILAIFVVLKSITTLTSDGLDFLGRARERAIIKGVTAVLNVLLNIVLIPIMGVVGAAIATVITYSIYTFGNVFIIHKELNINTSMMIKYSVSAVIISLMMALSILTFFDLTAEIPVLVSAVLFGATIWTVIVIPTGLIKLEQIKEAVI; from the coding sequence ATGGGATTAGCTTCTCAACTAGGAGACCGTTTCAAAACGGCATTCCTATCTGAGATCGTTGGGCTCGTAGCAGGAACTATTTTAACTGTTCTTCTTGCACGCGTACTTGATCCAGATTCGTACGGTTTGTTGTTTCTTGCAATTTCAATTTTTACTGTGGCTAAACTTTTTAGTTCATTTGGAATTCCTAAGTCAGCTAGCCGATATCTTTCGGAATATAAAGAAAAAGACCCTAGCCAAATACCTCACATTTTACGCGAATCTCTTCTTATGAATTTACTAGTAATAACAGTAGTGGTTTTAATACTAATGAGCTTTAATAGTCGAATTGCTGGAATAATAGGAAATAATGATCTATCTGAGTTCCTATTTTTTGGCTCTGGATTTATTCTCTTTGCTACCTTATTCACTTATGTTCGTCTCTCACTGCAAGGTTTGGAACATATACAAACTGCCTCTTTCCTTGATGCCATGAATAAATCAGGACGAGCACTATTTGCAATAGGCTTAGCAGTTCTTGGCTATGGTGCTCTTGGTGCATTAATAGGATATATTATAAGTTATACTATAGTATCCTTCATTGGAATATTATATTTATACTTTCATTTTTATAGTGGTATTAGCAGTTCTAATATAGAAGACGGACTCCGTCATAAAATAGCTAAGTATTCACTTCCACTTGCCATTACCCAGTCCGCGCATAGTCTTGATCATCAAGTAGACAGGATACTCATAGGTATCTTTGTAGGACCTGCTGGAGTTGCTTTTTATACACTTGGAAAACAGATTGTTCAATTTATTGAAACTCCTATGGCAGCACTTGGATTTACGCTCTCTCCAGCATACAGTTCTCAAAGAGCAAAAGGAAATACTGAAACGGCAGCTCGTATTTACGAAACAGCAATCTCTCAGGGATTATTATTATATATCCCAGCTGCTACAGGCGTAATTCTCTTAGCAGAACCCGGAATCACAGTGCTATTTGGAGATGAGTATCAAGGTGCTGCACCTGTCATACAAATTTTAGCCATATTTGTCGTCTTAAAATCAATTACTACATTAACAAGCGATGGATTAGATTTCCTAGGTAGAGCACGTGAACGGGCGATAATTAAGGGAGTAACCGCGGTATTGAACGTTTTGCTGAATATCGTATTAATTCCAATTATGGGTGTTGTTGGAGCTGCGATAGCCACAGTTATCACTTATTCTATATATACATTTGGGAATGTGTTTATAATTCATAAGGAACTAAATATAAATACCTCGATGATGATTAAATACTCAGTTTCTGCAGTAATAATCTCTCTAATGATGGCCCTATCAATCTTGACCTTCTTCGACCTAACTGCAGAAATCCCAGTATTAGTTTCGGCTGTATTATTCGGCGCGACTATCTGGACAGTAATAGTGATTCCAACTGGATTAATAAAGCTGGAACAAATAAAAGAAGCAGTAATTTAG